One genomic window of Roseateles sp. DAIF2 includes the following:
- a CDS encoding DMT family transporter, with amino-acid sequence MRSPAPYFALVFNALIWGLSWWPFRQFQAAGLHPLWTTVLLYSVSMLVISLTAGRRAWREFLGTPALWLIMLAAGTTNTAFNWGVAMGDVVRVVLLFYLMPLWAVLLARVILKEHLTPLALARIALALSGAAAVLWPEQGGFPLPASLADWLGVLGGLTFAFNNVMLRREAARSPHARALAMFGGGVLVAGSAALAMAGAGLVPAPALPGWWWLLPVAAMALLFFLSNLALQYGASRLPANVTAIVMLVEVPAAALSALWLGGGALDLKTALGGLAILGAALLAALERRR; translated from the coding sequence ATGCGTTCCCCCGCCCCCTATTTCGCCCTTGTTTTCAACGCCCTGATCTGGGGCCTGTCCTGGTGGCCGTTCCGGCAGTTCCAGGCCGCCGGGCTGCATCCGCTGTGGACCACGGTGCTGCTGTACAGCGTCTCGATGCTCGTGATCAGCCTGACCGCCGGCCGGCGCGCCTGGCGCGAGTTCCTCGGCACCCCGGCCCTGTGGCTGATCATGCTGGCCGCCGGCACCACCAACACCGCCTTCAACTGGGGCGTGGCGATGGGCGACGTGGTGCGGGTGGTGCTGCTGTTCTATCTGATGCCGCTGTGGGCGGTGCTGCTGGCGCGGGTGATCCTGAAGGAACACCTGACCCCGCTGGCGCTGGCGCGCATCGCGCTGGCCCTGTCCGGCGCGGCGGCGGTGCTGTGGCCGGAGCAGGGCGGCTTCCCGCTGCCCGCCAGCCTGGCGGACTGGCTGGGCGTGCTGGGCGGCCTGACCTTCGCCTTCAACAATGTGATGCTGCGGCGCGAGGCCGCGCGCAGCCCGCATGCCCGGGCGCTGGCGATGTTCGGCGGCGGCGTGCTGGTGGCCGGCAGCGCCGCGTTGGCGATGGCCGGCGCGGGCCTGGTGCCGGCCCCGGCGCTGCCGGGCTGGTGGTGGCTGCTGCCGGTGGCAGCGATGGCGCTGCTGTTCTTCCTCTCCAACCTGGCGCTGCAATATGGCGCCAGCCGCCTGCCGGCCAATGTGACGGCGATCGTGATGCTGGTCGAGGTGCCGGCCGCGGCCCTCTCGGCGCTGTGGCTGGGCGGCGGCGCGCTGGACCTCAAGACCGCGCTCGGTGGCCTGGCGATCCTGGGTGCGGCCCTGCTGGCGGCGCTGGAGCGCAGGCGCTAG
- a CDS encoding glutathione peroxidase, with the protein MSQTTAYDFQALSIQGEPADLASQRGKVLLIVNTASACGFTPQFKGLEKLWEDYAARGLVVIGFPSNEFGGQDPGSNGEIASFCEMNYGVSFPMMAKIKVNGGEAHPLWKWLKGEKPGILGTEVIKWNFTKFLVGRNGQVLKRYAPNEEPEKLRADIEAALAA; encoded by the coding sequence ATGAGCCAGACCACCGCCTACGACTTCCAGGCCCTGTCGATCCAGGGTGAGCCGGCCGACCTGGCCAGCCAGCGCGGCAAGGTGCTGCTGATCGTCAACACCGCCAGCGCCTGCGGCTTCACGCCGCAGTTCAAGGGGCTGGAGAAGCTCTGGGAGGACTATGCGGCGCGCGGCCTGGTCGTGATCGGCTTCCCGAGCAACGAGTTCGGCGGCCAGGACCCCGGCAGCAATGGCGAGATCGCCAGCTTCTGCGAGATGAACTACGGCGTCAGCTTCCCGATGATGGCCAAGATCAAGGTCAACGGCGGCGAGGCGCACCCGCTGTGGAAATGGCTGAAGGGCGAGAAGCCCGGCATCCTCGGCACCGAGGTGATCAAGTGGAACTTCACCAAGTTCCTGGTCGGCCGCAACGGCCAGGTCCTCAAGCGCTATGCGCCCAACGAGGAGCCGGAGAAGCTGCGCGCGGATATCGAGGCGGCGCTGGCGGCCTGA
- a CDS encoding Crp/Fnr family transcriptional regulator — protein MDDDGLERALDLVLAANFPGLRPAEAALRRRLLPLLSLRRLARGRTLFAQDQPTRAFYAVLAGEVEARFTGLDGTVSVLEHVQAPKLFGLAAFAAGRPASYEALARQGSRLLVFGAEAYALLMDELPGFARALLQEFAGRYDDMLRLLEASRHRPAEERFALALAQLARERGGAADAEGWQAVAATQAELAALANLSRQTVSQLIGAAEAAGRLRRGYGRLWIRYGQASP, from the coding sequence ATGGATGACGATGGACTGGAGCGGGCACTAGACCTGGTGCTGGCGGCCAACTTCCCCGGCCTGCGGCCGGCCGAGGCCGCGCTGCGCCGCCGCCTGCTGCCGCTGCTGAGCCTGCGCCGGCTGGCGCGCGGCCGCACCCTGTTCGCGCAGGACCAGCCGACCCGCGCCTTCTACGCGGTGCTGGCCGGCGAGGTCGAGGCGCGCTTCACCGGCCTGGACGGCACGGTCTCGGTGCTGGAGCATGTGCAGGCGCCCAAGCTGTTCGGCCTGGCCGCCTTCGCCGCCGGGCGGCCGGCCAGCTACGAGGCGCTGGCGCGCCAGGGCAGCCGGCTGCTGGTGTTCGGCGCCGAGGCCTATGCGCTGCTGATGGACGAGCTGCCGGGCTTTGCCCGCGCGCTGCTGCAGGAGTTCGCCGGCCGCTACGACGACATGCTGCGCCTGCTGGAGGCCTCGCGGCATCGCCCGGCCGAGGAGCGCTTCGCCCTGGCCCTGGCCCAGCTGGCGCGCGAGCGCGGCGGCGCGGCCGACGCCGAGGGCTGGCAGGCCGTGGCCGCCACCCAGGCCGAGCTGGCCGCGCTGGCCAATCTGTCACGCCAGACCGTCAGCCAGCTGATCGGCGCGGCCGAGGCAGCGGGCCGGCTGCGGCGGGGGTATGGGAGGCTGTGGATCCGGTACGGGCAAGCATCGCCGTAG
- a CDS encoding DUF2332 domain-containing protein has product MDEQRPEDDTALQAWAAQYRHFAAFECPQDPLYVAICEAIAGLPELLTLMAAAPATQRRPNLLLAALQDQLLAGEEAHSLADYYPSLGGARAPDAELPALLLDFVRRRRTALTELLATRSTQTNECGRCAVLWPALQAVAAATGGQDLALLDIGSSAGLTLGVDRYRYDYGRFQRGAPAGPELPTIACDWLGEAPPPAEAPAWRLVERAGLDPAPVDLQDEAAVRWLRACLWPHDRERARRFEQAVALARAEGPAVRRADDCLAAIEPWLDALAPGVQPVLFNSWVLAYFDPAALADYQARLLRLVRERGIAWLCAESPALHGAGLAAPPAPPADPGAATLWSLSWAAPTAALQRRALAWSHPHGRWLQWLER; this is encoded by the coding sequence ATGGACGAGCAACGACCCGAAGACGACACAGCGCTGCAGGCCTGGGCCGCGCAGTACCGCCATTTCGCCGCGTTCGAATGCCCGCAGGATCCGCTCTACGTGGCGATCTGCGAGGCGATCGCCGGCCTGCCCGAGCTGTTGACCCTGATGGCCGCAGCGCCGGCTACGCAGCGCCGGCCGAACCTGCTGCTGGCCGCGCTGCAGGACCAGCTGCTGGCCGGCGAGGAGGCCCATTCACTGGCGGACTACTACCCCAGCCTCGGCGGCGCCCGCGCGCCGGATGCCGAACTGCCGGCCCTGTTGCTGGACTTCGTGCGGCGCCGGCGCACAGCACTGACCGAGCTACTGGCAACGCGCAGCACCCAGACCAACGAATGCGGGCGCTGCGCGGTGCTGTGGCCGGCGCTGCAGGCGGTGGCCGCGGCCACCGGTGGGCAAGACCTGGCCCTGCTCGACATCGGCAGCAGCGCCGGGCTGACCCTGGGCGTGGACCGCTACCGCTACGACTATGGACGCTTCCAGCGCGGCGCGCCGGCCGGGCCGGAGCTGCCGACGATCGCCTGCGACTGGCTGGGCGAGGCGCCGCCGCCGGCCGAGGCGCCGGCATGGCGCCTGGTCGAGCGCGCCGGTCTGGACCCGGCGCCGGTCGACCTGCAGGACGAGGCCGCTGTGCGCTGGCTGCGCGCCTGCCTGTGGCCGCATGACCGCGAGCGCGCGCGGCGCTTCGAGCAGGCCGTTGCGCTGGCGCGCGCCGAGGGGCCCGCGGTGCGGCGCGCCGACGACTGCCTGGCCGCGATCGAGCCCTGGCTGGACGCTCTGGCGCCGGGCGTGCAGCCGGTGCTGTTCAACAGCTGGGTGCTGGCCTATTTCGACCCGGCCGCGCTGGCCGACTACCAGGCCCGGCTGCTGCGCCTGGTGCGCGAGCGCGGCATCGCCTGGCTCTGCGCCGAGTCGCCGGCCCTGCATGGCGCGGGGCTCGCGGCGCCGCCCGCGCCGCCGGCCGACCCGGGCGCGGCCACGCTGTGGAGCCTGAGCTGGGCCGCACCCACCGCAGCGCTGCAGCGCCGCGCGCTGGCCTGGTCGCACCCGCACGGGCGCTGGCTGCAATGGCTGGAGCGGTGA
- a CDS encoding cupin domain-containing protein: MTTTTSHDGREPLILAPGAGRAYEMGRIGAVFKADDAETARRYSISEWWLEPHTQGPGAHAHEEDDVFLVIEGVMSFLVGEAWHEAPRGSFVLVPGGVRHDFENRGAQRAGVFNISVPGGFEDAMPAIAQWFLEHPPGRAG, encoded by the coding sequence ATGACGACGACGACGAGTCACGACGGGCGCGAGCCCCTGATCCTGGCGCCGGGCGCGGGCCGGGCCTACGAGATGGGCCGCATCGGCGCGGTCTTCAAGGCCGACGACGCCGAGACCGCGCGGCGCTACTCGATCTCCGAATGGTGGCTGGAGCCGCATACCCAGGGCCCCGGCGCCCATGCCCATGAGGAGGACGATGTGTTCCTGGTGATCGAGGGCGTGATGAGCTTCCTGGTCGGCGAGGCCTGGCACGAGGCGCCGCGCGGCAGCTTCGTGCTGGTGCCAGGCGGCGTCCGGCACGACTTCGAGAACCGCGGCGCGCAGCGCGCCGGGGTGTTCAATATCTCGGTGCCGGGCGGCTTCGAGGACGCGATGCCGGCGATCGCGCAATGGTTCCTCGAACACCCGCCGGGCCGCGCCGGCTGA
- a CDS encoding glutamate carboxypeptidase, whose amino-acid sequence MTIATRRPALLQRFAALSALALSLALPGLARAQAPELERLRAAVQREQPALLQTMKELVEIESGSADREGLDRIAALIAQRLRALGGQVELIDPAQPGFEIYRMFDTPEKPGQMVKASFAGRGQKKILLLAHMDTVYARGMLAQQPFRVEGDKAYGLGIADDKQGVAMILHLLALLRAEGFADWGQLTVLINGDEEISSPASRALITRLGGEHDVVLSYEGGGGPTGPDSLRLATSGIAAANLLVKGRASHAGASPERGVNALYELAHQLMQARDLSDPKVGRQVHWTLARAGLVRNMIPPAAEASADVRVDRVADFDGIERELRARIERKLLPESEVSLTFERRRPPLQASEAARTLAAHAEKLATEQGLALVVRDKPTGGGTDAAFAALATKAPVLEGMGLRGFGAHTTNAEYVLVDSIAPKLLLNLRLIMDIARERARW is encoded by the coding sequence ATGACGATCGCCACCCGCCGCCCCGCGCTGCTGCAGCGCTTTGCTGCCCTGTCTGCCTTGGCTTTGTCGTTGGCCCTGCCGGGCCTGGCCCGCGCGCAGGCACCGGAACTGGAGCGGCTGCGCGCCGCGGTGCAGCGCGAGCAGCCGGCGCTGCTGCAGACGATGAAGGAGTTGGTCGAGATCGAGTCCGGCAGCGCCGACCGCGAGGGCCTGGACCGCATCGCGGCGCTGATCGCGCAGCGCCTGCGCGCCCTGGGCGGCCAGGTCGAGCTGATCGACCCGGCCCAGCCCGGCTTCGAGATCTACCGCATGTTCGACACGCCGGAGAAGCCGGGCCAGATGGTCAAGGCCAGCTTCGCCGGGCGCGGCCAGAAGAAGATCCTGCTGCTGGCCCATATGGACACGGTCTATGCGCGCGGCATGCTGGCGCAGCAGCCCTTCCGCGTCGAGGGCGACAAGGCCTATGGCCTGGGCATCGCCGACGACAAGCAGGGCGTTGCGATGATCCTGCACCTGCTGGCCCTGCTGCGCGCCGAGGGCTTCGCCGACTGGGGCCAGCTGACGGTGCTGATCAACGGCGACGAGGAGATCAGCTCGCCGGCCTCGCGCGCGCTGATCACCAGGCTGGGCGGCGAGCATGACGTGGTGCTGTCATACGAGGGCGGCGGCGGGCCGACCGGGCCGGACAGCCTGCGCCTGGCCACCAGCGGCATCGCGGCGGCGAACCTGCTGGTCAAGGGCCGCGCCTCGCATGCCGGCGCCTCGCCGGAGCGCGGCGTCAACGCGCTGTACGAGCTGGCGCACCAGCTGATGCAGGCGCGCGACCTGTCCGACCCCAAGGTCGGGCGCCAGGTGCACTGGACCCTGGCGCGCGCCGGCCTGGTGCGCAACATGATCCCGCCGGCCGCCGAGGCCTCGGCCGATGTGCGGGTCGACCGGGTGGCCGATTTCGACGGCATCGAGCGCGAGCTGCGCGCCCGCATCGAGCGCAAGCTGCTGCCGGAGTCCGAGGTCTCGCTGACTTTCGAGCGCCGTCGCCCGCCGCTGCAGGCCAGCGAGGCCGCGCGCACCCTGGCCGCCCATGCCGAGAAGCTGGCCACCGAGCAGGGCCTGGCCCTGGTGGTGCGCGACAAGCCCACCGGCGGCGGCACCGACGCGGCCTTCGCGGCGCTGGCCACCAAGGCGCCGGTGCTGGAGGGCATGGGCCTGCGCGGCTTCGGCGCGCACACCACCAATGCCGAATATGTGCTGGTCGACTCGATCGCGCCCAAGCTGCTGCTGAACCTGCGCCTGATCATGGACATCGCCCGGGAGCGCGCGCGCTGGTGA
- a CDS encoding amino acid aminotransferase, giving the protein MFQHVDAYAGDPILSLNEAFQKDERQGKINLSIGIYFDDEGRIPMLDSVRRAELAVVAEAGARPYLPMEGAANFRSAVQALLFGPEHPLLKAGRVATIQGVGSSGGLKVGADFIKRYFPASAIYVSEPTWDNHRAVFEGSGIEVKNYPYYDAKTGGLRFADMLEALRGLPKQSVILLHACCHNPTGVDLTPLQWSELIPVLKERELLPFLDLAYQGYGDGLEQDAFAIRALADAGLSFFIANSFSKNMSLYGERCGALSVVCPDAAQAGNVLGQLKFMIRRNYSNPPMHGGQVVARVLSDPALRTLWEGEVEEMRERILAMRNALFEVLSAKLPGRDLRYFLTQRGMFSYTGLSAEQVDRLKNEFGVYLIRSGRMCIAGLNTRNVEATANAMAAVLA; this is encoded by the coding sequence ATGTTCCAGCACGTCGACGCCTATGCCGGCGATCCCATCCTGAGCCTCAACGAAGCCTTCCAGAAGGACGAGCGCCAGGGCAAGATCAATCTGTCGATCGGCATCTATTTCGACGACGAGGGCCGCATCCCGATGCTGGACTCGGTGCGCCGCGCCGAGCTGGCCGTGGTCGCCGAGGCCGGCGCCCGGCCCTATCTGCCGATGGAAGGCGCGGCCAACTTCCGCAGCGCGGTGCAGGCCCTGCTGTTCGGACCCGAGCATCCGCTGCTGAAGGCCGGCCGCGTCGCGACGATCCAGGGCGTCGGCTCCAGCGGCGGCCTGAAGGTCGGCGCCGATTTCATCAAGCGCTACTTCCCCGCCAGCGCGATCTATGTCTCCGAGCCGACCTGGGACAACCACCGCGCGGTGTTCGAGGGTTCGGGCATCGAGGTCAAGAACTACCCCTACTACGACGCCAAGACCGGCGGCCTGCGCTTCGCCGACATGCTGGAGGCCCTGCGCGGCCTGCCCAAGCAAAGCGTGATCCTGCTGCACGCCTGCTGCCACAACCCGACCGGCGTGGACCTGACCCCGCTGCAATGGTCCGAGCTGATCCCGGTGCTGAAGGAACGCGAGCTGCTGCCCTTCCTCGACCTGGCCTACCAGGGCTATGGCGACGGCCTGGAGCAGGACGCCTTCGCGATCCGCGCGCTGGCCGATGCCGGCCTGTCCTTCTTCATCGCCAACAGCTTCTCGAAGAACATGAGCCTGTACGGCGAGCGCTGTGGCGCGCTGTCGGTGGTCTGCCCCGACGCGGCCCAGGCCGGCAATGTGCTGGGCCAGCTGAAGTTCATGATCCGCCGCAACTATTCCAACCCGCCGATGCATGGCGGCCAGGTGGTGGCGCGCGTGCTCAGCGATCCGGCGCTGCGCACCCTGTGGGAGGGCGAGGTCGAGGAGATGCGCGAGCGCATCCTGGCGATGCGCAACGCCTTGTTCGAGGTGCTGAGCGCCAAGCTGCCGGGCCGCGACCTGCGCTACTTCCTGACCCAGCGCGGCATGTTCAGCTACACCGGCCTCTCGGCCGAGCAGGTGGACCGGCTGAAGAACGAGTTCGGCGTCTACCTGATCCGTTCGGGCCGCATGTGCATCGCCGGCCTGAACACCCGCAACGTCGAAGCCACCGCCAACGCGATGGCCGCCGTGCTGGCCTGA
- a CDS encoding D-amino acid dehydrogenase — MKHVVVIGGGVVGLTTAWALAERGHQVTLVEREPELASGASRANGGQLSYRYVSPLADQGVPLKALRWLFDPDGPLRFKPELRWHQWAWMLDFLRACRGPVNRRTTARLLELGAFSQRAFGELRQQAGLDGGISLRAPGKLVVYRKPQEFRRVAERLRAQPGGPERALSHDECVALEPALAFGDTQFAGGIFTTGEAVADCHAVCLQLAARLRRHGNFRGFIAAEARSFRRDAAGRAQALRGAGGEEIGADAFVLAAGLHSRGLGKSVGLNLPIYPLKGYSLTAPIGPGHRPPEVSVTDFERKVLYARIGEQLRVAAMVDLVGDDVRIDPGRIASLKRAVHAMFPQAADYARASEWAGLRPATPSGAPILGATPVGNLWLNVGHGALGFTFSFGSARILAELISGGDSPIALDGLRLAAP, encoded by the coding sequence ATGAAGCATGTTGTGGTGATAGGGGGAGGGGTGGTCGGCCTGACGACCGCCTGGGCCCTGGCCGAGCGGGGCCACCAGGTCACGCTGGTGGAGCGCGAGCCCGAGCTCGCCAGCGGCGCCAGCCGGGCCAATGGCGGCCAGCTCAGCTACCGCTATGTCTCGCCGCTGGCCGACCAGGGCGTGCCGCTGAAGGCGCTGCGCTGGCTGTTCGATCCGGACGGCCCGCTGCGCTTCAAGCCCGAGCTGCGCTGGCACCAATGGGCCTGGATGCTGGATTTCCTGCGCGCCTGCCGCGGCCCGGTGAACCGCCGCACCACCGCGCGGCTCTTGGAGCTGGGCGCCTTCAGCCAGCGGGCCTTCGGCGAGCTGCGCCAGCAGGCCGGGCTGGATGGCGGCATTTCGCTGCGCGCACCGGGCAAGCTGGTGGTCTACCGCAAGCCGCAGGAGTTCCGCCGCGTCGCCGAGCGCCTGCGCGCCCAGCCGGGCGGGCCCGAGCGGGCGCTGAGCCATGACGAATGCGTGGCGCTGGAGCCGGCCCTGGCCTTCGGCGACACCCAGTTCGCCGGCGGCATCTTCACCACCGGCGAGGCGGTGGCGGACTGCCACGCGGTCTGCCTGCAGCTGGCCGCACGGTTGCGCCGGCATGGCAATTTCAGGGGCTTTATCGCCGCCGAGGCGCGCAGCTTCCGGCGCGACGCGGCCGGCCGCGCCCAGGCGCTGCGCGGCGCGGGCGGCGAGGAGATCGGCGCCGATGCCTTCGTGCTGGCGGCCGGCCTGCACAGCCGCGGCCTGGGCAAGAGCGTTGGCCTGAACCTGCCGATCTATCCGCTCAAGGGCTACAGCCTGACCGCGCCGATCGGCCCCGGGCACCGCCCGCCCGAGGTCAGCGTGACCGATTTCGAGCGCAAGGTGCTGTATGCGCGCATCGGCGAGCAGCTGCGCGTGGCCGCGATGGTGGACCTGGTGGGCGACGATGTCCGCATCGACCCAGGCCGCATCGCCTCGCTGAAGCGGGCGGTGCATGCGATGTTCCCGCAGGCGGCCGACTATGCGCGCGCCAGCGAATGGGCCGGCCTGCGCCCGGCCACGCCCAGCGGCGCGCCGATCCTGGGCGCCACGCCGGTCGGCAACCTCTGGCTCAATGTCGGCCATGGCGCCTTGGGTTTCACCTTCTCCTTCGGCTCGGCCCGCATCCTGGCCGAGCTGATCTCCGGTGGCGACAGCCCGATCGCGCTGGACGGGTTGCGGCTGGCCGCCCCATGA
- a CDS encoding serine hydrolase, with protein sequence MNDPALAEALRRAVLAQDFMATADGRRGGAPLQAFPSLDLAVAAFPEGGRPAFWANVLFSREFPEGLVAEIGADAGAVANIAFRADLQDAQGDSIAWLPGADWSRLDFPPLAGAGPHRFVAPFPASLLKLMVLVGVARLIDQGHAGWTESLDYQGQTRSIADWAFDMTAISCNRATSALVALLHRLGAIRRDAASGAELHNALHQLFEGLGLPSLRLAGTRPEGGWGNAAGSGVGRIQMTAWDSLRLLWLLDPAAPAAPWRPAEAAPLLSPLSRSWVLHALEQQALHEILSSGLLAGFDGHVEGLPARLPARWLRADGSARAGEREFPPDLRARPETGSLRFAHKTGTTENYASDAGIARGTGGARRHYLIALTSSLGRRYAPDPRAATTWRLPALGRAIDDYLRQRLGD encoded by the coding sequence ATGAACGACCCGGCCCTGGCCGAGGCGCTGCGCCGGGCGGTGCTGGCGCAGGATTTCATGGCCACCGCCGACGGCCGGCGCGGCGGCGCGCCGCTGCAGGCCTTCCCCAGCCTCGACCTGGCGGTGGCCGCCTTTCCCGAGGGCGGGCGACCGGCCTTCTGGGCCAATGTGCTGTTCTCGCGCGAGTTTCCCGAGGGCCTGGTGGCCGAGATCGGCGCCGACGCCGGCGCGGTGGCCAACATCGCCTTCCGGGCCGACCTGCAGGACGCGCAGGGCGATTCGATCGCCTGGCTGCCCGGCGCCGACTGGTCGCGCCTGGACTTCCCGCCGCTGGCCGGCGCCGGGCCGCATCGTTTTGTCGCACCGTTCCCGGCCTCGCTGCTGAAGCTGATGGTGCTGGTTGGCGTGGCGCGGCTGATCGACCAGGGCCATGCCGGCTGGACCGAAAGCCTGGACTACCAGGGCCAAACGCGCAGCATCGCCGACTGGGCCTTCGACATGACCGCGATCAGCTGCAACCGCGCAACCTCGGCCCTGGTCGCGCTGCTGCACCGGCTGGGCGCGATCCGACGTGACGCGGCCAGCGGCGCCGAGCTGCACAACGCGCTGCACCAGCTGTTCGAGGGCCTGGGCCTGCCGAGCCTGCGCCTGGCCGGCACCCGGCCCGAGGGCGGCTGGGGCAATGCCGCCGGCTCCGGCGTCGGCCGCATCCAGATGACGGCCTGGGACAGCCTGCGCCTGCTGTGGCTGCTGGACCCGGCCGCGCCCGCCGCGCCCTGGCGGCCGGCGGAGGCCGCGCCGCTGCTGAGCCCGCTGTCGCGCAGCTGGGTGCTGCATGCACTGGAGCAGCAGGCCCTGCATGAGATCCTGTCCAGCGGGCTGCTGGCCGGCTTCGACGGCCATGTGGAGGGCCTGCCGGCGCGGCTGCCGGCACGCTGGCTGCGCGCCGACGGCAGCGCCCGCGCCGGCGAGCGCGAGTTCCCGCCGGACCTGCGCGCGCGCCCGGAGACGGGCAGCCTGCGCTTCGCGCACAAGACCGGCACCACCGAGAACTACGCGTCCGATGCCGGCATCGCGCGCGGCACCGGTGGCGCGCGGCGCCATTACCTGATCGCGCTGACCAGCAGCCTGGGGCGCCGCTATGCTCCCGATCCACGCGCGGCCACGACCTGGCGCCTGCCGGCCCTGGGACGCGCGATCGACGACTACCTCCGCCAACGCCTGGGCGATTGA
- a CDS encoding LD-carboxypeptidase produces the protein MTSKDLELIAALPEGATLGLIAPAGPPKRESLDRIPALLAAHGFRAKFMPGIAAGPARLDYLAADDATRLADLHAAFADPEVDAVLCLRGGYGCARLLDRIDTALLRRHPKLLIGFSDISSLIGLLDHLGLPSLHAPMPSSNLLEPESANDARALFALLHRGLRRGDVIAPAGFAPHALNRGEGPVRGRLIGGNLAVFTALLGTPWAPRAEGVILFLEDVSEPPYRVDRLLAQLRLAGVLEAAAGFVLGGFTGAEEPADAVLADYFGTCGKPVLAGWPSGHQTPNVALPMGLQVELDVARRRLSYL, from the coding sequence ATGACGAGCAAGGACCTGGAACTGATCGCCGCGCTGCCCGAAGGCGCGACCCTGGGCCTGATCGCCCCGGCCGGCCCGCCCAAGCGGGAGAGCCTGGACCGCATCCCGGCGCTGCTGGCGGCACATGGCTTCCGGGCCAAGTTCATGCCCGGCATCGCGGCCGGCCCGGCGCGGCTGGACTATCTGGCGGCCGACGATGCGACCCGCCTGGCCGATCTGCATGCGGCCTTTGCCGACCCGGAGGTCGACGCGGTGCTGTGCCTGCGCGGCGGCTATGGCTGTGCGCGCCTGCTGGACCGCATCGACACCGCGCTGCTGCGCCGGCACCCCAAGCTGCTGATCGGCTTCAGTGACATCAGCTCGCTGATCGGGCTGCTGGACCACCTGGGCCTGCCCAGCCTGCATGCGCCGATGCCCAGCTCCAACCTGCTCGAGCCGGAGAGCGCGAACGATGCGCGGGCGCTATTCGCCCTGCTGCATCGCGGCCTGCGGCGCGGCGACGTGATCGCGCCGGCCGGCTTCGCGCCGCATGCGCTGAATCGCGGCGAGGGCCCGGTGCGCGGCCGCCTGATCGGCGGCAATCTGGCGGTCTTCACCGCGCTGCTGGGCACGCCCTGGGCGCCGCGCGCCGAGGGGGTGATCCTGTTCCTGGAAGACGTCAGCGAGCCGCCCTACCGGGTCGACCGCCTGCTGGCGCAGCTGCGCCTGGCCGGCGTGCTGGAGGCCGCGGCGGGCTTTGTGCTGGGCGGCTTCACCGGCGCCGAGGAACCGGCCGATGCGGTGCTGGCCGACTACTTCGGCACCTGCGGCAAGCCGGTGCTGGCGGGTTGGCCCAGCGGCCACCAGACGCCCAATGTGGCGCTGCCGATGGGGCTGCAGGTGGAGCTGGACGTGGCGCGGCGGCGCCTGAGCTACCTCTGA